One segment of Falco rusticolus isolate bFalRus1 chromosome 3, bFalRus1.pri, whole genome shotgun sequence DNA contains the following:
- the LOC119144016 gene encoding myotubularin-related protein 9-like isoform X3 — protein sequence MEFSELIKTATVESVLLSCVGLPAVKGTLCITSHHLLLSSCPGGDSQPGTLELWLLIRNVDAVEKRPQSLKLEEGWHLFPLEQYFQRIASQTSQWRLSDVNRDFTTCPTYPPTVIVPAAVDDDTLQKAARFRQGGRFPVLSYYHCKNGTAMLRSSQPLTGPNRKRCREDEMLLGTILDEGERGFIIDTRSAQAAKQARMTGGGTEPKSSYPQWRRLHRPLERGRPLQESFIKLVEACNDTSINMDRWLSRLESCRWLSHVKAALSTACLAAQCLDREEASVLVHGAEGTDTTLLVTALAQVILDPSCRTLAGFQGLLEREWIEAGHPFHLRCARSAYSHARLKQEAPLFLLFLDCVWQLSRQFPFSLEFSEHLLLTLFDNAYASAYGTFLCNNEKERCLCKVRESTHALWAWLNQPGEKKKYLNPLYSHNALVIWPSVEPQSIQLWQGLFFRWIRSSQYLDEAWAEVQRLAEGGDPPVKESVESRLSRSLSDPAAQTENGR from the exons ATGGAGTTCTCCGAGCTGATCAAGACGGCGACAGTGGAGAGCGTGCTGCTGTCGTGCGTGGGGCTGCCGGCCGTGAAGGGCACCCTGTGCATCACCAGCCACCacctgctcctctcctcctgccccggGGGGGACAGCCAGCCCGGCACCCTGGAGCTCTGGCTGCTCATCCGCAACGTGGATGCTGTGGAGAAGAG ACCCCAGAGCCTGAAGCTCGAGGAAGGATGGCACCTTTTCCCTCTCGAGCAGTACTTCCAACGGATCGCCTCACAG ACGAGCCAGTGGCGGCTGAGTGATGTGAACCGGGATTTCACCACCTGCCCCACGTACCCTCCCACCGTCATCGTGCCGGCAGCGGTGGACGATGACACCTTGCAGAAGGCTGCCCGTTTCCGGCAGGGCGGGCGATTCCCCGTCCTCAGCTATTACCACTGCAAGAACGGCACC GCGATGCTCCGCAGCAGCCAGCCACTGACGGGCCCCAACCGAAAGCGCTGCCGTGAGGATGAGATGCTGCTGGGGACCATCCTGGATGAGGGGGAGCGAGGCTTTATCATTGACACGCGGTCGGCCCAGGCGGCGAAGCAGGCTCGGATGACGGGGGGGGGCACGGAGCCCAAGTCCTCCTACCCGCAGTGGAGGAGGCTGCACCGGCCCTTGGAGAG agGCCGCCCGCTGCAGGAGAGCTTTATTAAACTGGTGGAAGCCTGCAATGACACCTCAATCAACATGGACCGGTGGCTGAGCCGGCTGGAGAGCTGCCGCTGGCTGAGCCACGTCAAGGCAGCCCtgagcacagcctgcctggccgcACAGTGCCTGGACAG GGAGGAGGCCAGCGTGCTGGTCCACGGGGCGGAGGGGACGGACACGACGCTGCTGGTGACGGCGCTGGCCCAGGTGATCCTGGACCCGTCCTGCCGCACGCTGGCAGGCttccaggggctgctggagcgGGAGTGGATTGAG GCTGGCCACCCCTTCCACCTCCGCTGCGCCCGCTCTGCCTACTCCCACGCCCGGCTGAAGCAGGAGGCGCcgctcttcctcctcttcctcgaCTGCGTGTGGCAGCTGAGCCGCCAGTTCCCCTTCTCTCTGGAGTTCAGCGAGCATCTCCTCCTCACCCTTTTCGACAACGCCTACGCCTCTGCCTACGGCACCTTCCTCTGCAACAACGAGAAAGAGAG GTGCCTGTGTAAAGTGAGGGAGAGCACGCATGCCCTCTGGGCCTGGCTGAACCAACCTGGGGAGAAGAAGAAGTACCTGAACCCCCTCTACTCGCACAACGCCCTGGTCATCTGGCCCTCTGTCGAGCCCCAGAgcatccagctctggcagg GTTTATTCTTCCGATGGATCCGTTCATCCCAGTACCTGGACGAGGCCTGGGCAGAGGTCCAGCGGTTAGCAGAGGGGGGTGACCCCCCAGTCAAGGAGAGCGTGGAGAGCAGGTTGAGCCGGTCCCTCTCTGACCCCGCTGCCCAGACAGAGAACGGACGATGA
- the LOC119144016 gene encoding myotubularin-related protein 9-like isoform X1, whose protein sequence is MEFSELIKTATVESVLLSCVGLPAVKGTLCITSHHLLLSSCPGGDSQPGTLELWLLIRNVDAVEKRVQNLGWYQPPRTNDSPRDTRIAGSSGTITLRCKDLKVLQLEIPGMEECLNIASSIEALSSVDSVMMMYPFFYRPQSLKLEEGWHLFPLEQYFQRIASQTSQWRLSDVNRDFTTCPTYPPTVIVPAAVDDDTLQKAARFRQGGRFPVLSYYHCKNGTAMLRSSQPLTGPNRKRCREDEMLLGTILDEGERGFIIDTRSAQAAKQARMTGGGTEPKSSYPQWRRLHRPLERGRPLQESFIKLVEACNDTSINMDRWLSRLESCRWLSHVKAALSTACLAAQCLDREEASVLVHGAEGTDTTLLVTALAQVILDPSCRTLAGFQGLLEREWIEAGHPFHLRCARSAYSHARLKQEAPLFLLFLDCVWQLSRQFPFSLEFSEHLLLTLFDNAYASAYGTFLCNNEKERCLCKVRESTHALWAWLNQPGEKKKYLNPLYSHNALVIWPSVEPQSIQLWQGLFFRWIRSSQYLDEAWAEVQRLAEGGDPPVKESVESRLSRSLSDPAAQTENGR, encoded by the exons ATGGAGTTCTCCGAGCTGATCAAGACGGCGACAGTGGAGAGCGTGCTGCTGTCGTGCGTGGGGCTGCCGGCCGTGAAGGGCACCCTGTGCATCACCAGCCACCacctgctcctctcctcctgccccggGGGGGACAGCCAGCCCGGCACCCTGGAGCTCTGGCTGCTCATCCGCAACGTGGATGCTGTGGAGAAGAG AGTGCAGAATTTAGGCTGGTACCAGCCCCCCCGGACTAATGACTCCCCACGAGACACCAG gaTCGCTGGCTCCTCCGGCACCATCACGCTCCGGTGCAAAGACCTGaaggtgctgcagctggagatcCCTGGCATGGAAGAGTGTCTCAACATCGCCAGCTCCATCGAG GCTCTCTCCTCGGTGGACTCCGTGATGATGATGTACCCGTTCTTCTACAGACCCCAGAGCCTGAAGCTCGAGGAAGGATGGCACCTTTTCCCTCTCGAGCAGTACTTCCAACGGATCGCCTCACAG ACGAGCCAGTGGCGGCTGAGTGATGTGAACCGGGATTTCACCACCTGCCCCACGTACCCTCCCACCGTCATCGTGCCGGCAGCGGTGGACGATGACACCTTGCAGAAGGCTGCCCGTTTCCGGCAGGGCGGGCGATTCCCCGTCCTCAGCTATTACCACTGCAAGAACGGCACC GCGATGCTCCGCAGCAGCCAGCCACTGACGGGCCCCAACCGAAAGCGCTGCCGTGAGGATGAGATGCTGCTGGGGACCATCCTGGATGAGGGGGAGCGAGGCTTTATCATTGACACGCGGTCGGCCCAGGCGGCGAAGCAGGCTCGGATGACGGGGGGGGGCACGGAGCCCAAGTCCTCCTACCCGCAGTGGAGGAGGCTGCACCGGCCCTTGGAGAG agGCCGCCCGCTGCAGGAGAGCTTTATTAAACTGGTGGAAGCCTGCAATGACACCTCAATCAACATGGACCGGTGGCTGAGCCGGCTGGAGAGCTGCCGCTGGCTGAGCCACGTCAAGGCAGCCCtgagcacagcctgcctggccgcACAGTGCCTGGACAG GGAGGAGGCCAGCGTGCTGGTCCACGGGGCGGAGGGGACGGACACGACGCTGCTGGTGACGGCGCTGGCCCAGGTGATCCTGGACCCGTCCTGCCGCACGCTGGCAGGCttccaggggctgctggagcgGGAGTGGATTGAG GCTGGCCACCCCTTCCACCTCCGCTGCGCCCGCTCTGCCTACTCCCACGCCCGGCTGAAGCAGGAGGCGCcgctcttcctcctcttcctcgaCTGCGTGTGGCAGCTGAGCCGCCAGTTCCCCTTCTCTCTGGAGTTCAGCGAGCATCTCCTCCTCACCCTTTTCGACAACGCCTACGCCTCTGCCTACGGCACCTTCCTCTGCAACAACGAGAAAGAGAG GTGCCTGTGTAAAGTGAGGGAGAGCACGCATGCCCTCTGGGCCTGGCTGAACCAACCTGGGGAGAAGAAGAAGTACCTGAACCCCCTCTACTCGCACAACGCCCTGGTCATCTGGCCCTCTGTCGAGCCCCAGAgcatccagctctggcagg GTTTATTCTTCCGATGGATCCGTTCATCCCAGTACCTGGACGAGGCCTGGGCAGAGGTCCAGCGGTTAGCAGAGGGGGGTGACCCCCCAGTCAAGGAGAGCGTGGAGAGCAGGTTGAGCCGGTCCCTCTCTGACCCCGCTGCCCAGACAGAGAACGGACGATGA
- the LOC119144016 gene encoding myotubularin-related protein 9-like isoform X2: MEFSELIKTATVESVLLSCVGLPAVKGTLCITSHHLLLSSCPGGDSQPGTLELWLLIRNVDAVEKRIAGSSGTITLRCKDLKVLQLEIPGMEECLNIASSIEALSSVDSVMMMYPFFYRPQSLKLEEGWHLFPLEQYFQRIASQTSQWRLSDVNRDFTTCPTYPPTVIVPAAVDDDTLQKAARFRQGGRFPVLSYYHCKNGTAMLRSSQPLTGPNRKRCREDEMLLGTILDEGERGFIIDTRSAQAAKQARMTGGGTEPKSSYPQWRRLHRPLERGRPLQESFIKLVEACNDTSINMDRWLSRLESCRWLSHVKAALSTACLAAQCLDREEASVLVHGAEGTDTTLLVTALAQVILDPSCRTLAGFQGLLEREWIEAGHPFHLRCARSAYSHARLKQEAPLFLLFLDCVWQLSRQFPFSLEFSEHLLLTLFDNAYASAYGTFLCNNEKERCLCKVRESTHALWAWLNQPGEKKKYLNPLYSHNALVIWPSVEPQSIQLWQGLFFRWIRSSQYLDEAWAEVQRLAEGGDPPVKESVESRLSRSLSDPAAQTENGR, encoded by the exons ATGGAGTTCTCCGAGCTGATCAAGACGGCGACAGTGGAGAGCGTGCTGCTGTCGTGCGTGGGGCTGCCGGCCGTGAAGGGCACCCTGTGCATCACCAGCCACCacctgctcctctcctcctgccccggGGGGGACAGCCAGCCCGGCACCCTGGAGCTCTGGCTGCTCATCCGCAACGTGGATGCTGTGGAGAAGAG gaTCGCTGGCTCCTCCGGCACCATCACGCTCCGGTGCAAAGACCTGaaggtgctgcagctggagatcCCTGGCATGGAAGAGTGTCTCAACATCGCCAGCTCCATCGAG GCTCTCTCCTCGGTGGACTCCGTGATGATGATGTACCCGTTCTTCTACAGACCCCAGAGCCTGAAGCTCGAGGAAGGATGGCACCTTTTCCCTCTCGAGCAGTACTTCCAACGGATCGCCTCACAG ACGAGCCAGTGGCGGCTGAGTGATGTGAACCGGGATTTCACCACCTGCCCCACGTACCCTCCCACCGTCATCGTGCCGGCAGCGGTGGACGATGACACCTTGCAGAAGGCTGCCCGTTTCCGGCAGGGCGGGCGATTCCCCGTCCTCAGCTATTACCACTGCAAGAACGGCACC GCGATGCTCCGCAGCAGCCAGCCACTGACGGGCCCCAACCGAAAGCGCTGCCGTGAGGATGAGATGCTGCTGGGGACCATCCTGGATGAGGGGGAGCGAGGCTTTATCATTGACACGCGGTCGGCCCAGGCGGCGAAGCAGGCTCGGATGACGGGGGGGGGCACGGAGCCCAAGTCCTCCTACCCGCAGTGGAGGAGGCTGCACCGGCCCTTGGAGAG agGCCGCCCGCTGCAGGAGAGCTTTATTAAACTGGTGGAAGCCTGCAATGACACCTCAATCAACATGGACCGGTGGCTGAGCCGGCTGGAGAGCTGCCGCTGGCTGAGCCACGTCAAGGCAGCCCtgagcacagcctgcctggccgcACAGTGCCTGGACAG GGAGGAGGCCAGCGTGCTGGTCCACGGGGCGGAGGGGACGGACACGACGCTGCTGGTGACGGCGCTGGCCCAGGTGATCCTGGACCCGTCCTGCCGCACGCTGGCAGGCttccaggggctgctggagcgGGAGTGGATTGAG GCTGGCCACCCCTTCCACCTCCGCTGCGCCCGCTCTGCCTACTCCCACGCCCGGCTGAAGCAGGAGGCGCcgctcttcctcctcttcctcgaCTGCGTGTGGCAGCTGAGCCGCCAGTTCCCCTTCTCTCTGGAGTTCAGCGAGCATCTCCTCCTCACCCTTTTCGACAACGCCTACGCCTCTGCCTACGGCACCTTCCTCTGCAACAACGAGAAAGAGAG GTGCCTGTGTAAAGTGAGGGAGAGCACGCATGCCCTCTGGGCCTGGCTGAACCAACCTGGGGAGAAGAAGAAGTACCTGAACCCCCTCTACTCGCACAACGCCCTGGTCATCTGGCCCTCTGTCGAGCCCCAGAgcatccagctctggcagg GTTTATTCTTCCGATGGATCCGTTCATCCCAGTACCTGGACGAGGCCTGGGCAGAGGTCCAGCGGTTAGCAGAGGGGGGTGACCCCCCAGTCAAGGAGAGCGTGGAGAGCAGGTTGAGCCGGTCCCTCTCTGACCCCGCTGCCCAGACAGAGAACGGACGATGA
- the FAM167B gene encoding protein FAM167B isoform X1: MPFGQLKFKELGEEEPTWEQESLDGVKALAAKLKLQTRRPSYLEWEARVRGQPWCSRTPGGTWGARQGPGHPEDEQDGSVCGFATMEAALEWLRMELQEMQAVDQRLAQQLMRLRAQLHRLKVEQACHQHKEMLDDATFGLEGCEEDSDLLCNIPPKAAFLLSTPLKHIGVTRMNINSRRFSLC; encoded by the exons ATGCCCTTCGGCCAGCTGAAGTTCAAGGAGCTGGGCGAGGAGGAGCCCACCTGGGAGCAGGAGAGCCTGGACGGCGTGAAGGCGCTGGCGGCCAAGTTGAAGTTGCAGACACGGAGACCCTCCTACCTGGAGTGGGAAGCCCGGGTGAGGGGGCAGCCCTGGTGCAGTCGGACCCCcggggggacatggggggcaCGGCAGGGCCCTGGGCACCCTGAGGATGAGCAGGATGGCAGCGTCTGTGGCTTCGCCACCATGGAGGCGGCGCTGGAGTGGCTCAGGATGGAGCTG caggagatgcaggCTGTGGACCAGcgcctggcacagcagctgatGCGCCTGCGGGCGCAGCTGCACCGGCTGAAGGTGGAGCAGGCCTGCCACCAACACAAGGAGATGCTGGATGATGCCACCTTCGGCCTCGAAGGCTGTGAGGAAGACTCGGATCTGCTCTGCAACATCCCCCCCAAGGCTGCCTTCCTGCTCTCCACGCCGCTCAAGCACATCGGCGTCACCCGCATGAACATCAACTCCCGACGGTTCTCCCTCTGCTGA
- the FAM167B gene encoding protein FAM167B isoform X2, whose product MPFGQLKFKELGEEEPTWEQESLDGVKALAAKLKLQTRRPSYLEWEARVRGQPWCSRTPGGTWGARQGPGHPEDEQDGSVCGFATMEAALEWLRMELEMQAVDQRLAQQLMRLRAQLHRLKVEQACHQHKEMLDDATFGLEGCEEDSDLLCNIPPKAAFLLSTPLKHIGVTRMNINSRRFSLC is encoded by the exons ATGCCCTTCGGCCAGCTGAAGTTCAAGGAGCTGGGCGAGGAGGAGCCCACCTGGGAGCAGGAGAGCCTGGACGGCGTGAAGGCGCTGGCGGCCAAGTTGAAGTTGCAGACACGGAGACCCTCCTACCTGGAGTGGGAAGCCCGGGTGAGGGGGCAGCCCTGGTGCAGTCGGACCCCcggggggacatggggggcaCGGCAGGGCCCTGGGCACCCTGAGGATGAGCAGGATGGCAGCGTCTGTGGCTTCGCCACCATGGAGGCGGCGCTGGAGTGGCTCAGGATGGAGCTG gagatgcaggCTGTGGACCAGcgcctggcacagcagctgatGCGCCTGCGGGCGCAGCTGCACCGGCTGAAGGTGGAGCAGGCCTGCCACCAACACAAGGAGATGCTGGATGATGCCACCTTCGGCCTCGAAGGCTGTGAGGAAGACTCGGATCTGCTCTGCAACATCCCCCCCAAGGCTGCCTTCCTGCTCTCCACGCCGCTCAAGCACATCGGCGTCACCCGCATGAACATCAACTCCCGACGGTTCTCCCTCTGCTGA